One window from the genome of Amycolatopsis sp. NBC_01480 encodes:
- a CDS encoding nuclear transport factor 2 family protein — protein MTTPTDLFHRLTEGLAEGRYDELSPLYAEDAVLVHPTTPPRPRQLEGRQAIHELLTGRIGATMRLVAHDVVVHETTAPEVIVAEYQNTVESLKTGRTIENANILVIRARDGLIVRSHDYHDYLKLAAVRGSIEPVVDAYAQAPAHVRGPVAPRPAELADRKSPLGVFQRLCFGVSDASWAELPDLYAEQTDVRHPFLPNAPLLKTRDDLRAHFASAGELGIRMQATDLVTYQSTDPEVIIGEFAYEGELGGKPLRINNIFVVRVRDGLIVESRDYGDHLGLAATAGRLPELFASLGDQTA, from the coding sequence GTGACCACACCGACTGACCTGTTCCATCGGCTTACCGAGGGCCTGGCCGAGGGCCGCTACGACGAGCTTTCGCCGTTGTACGCCGAGGACGCCGTGCTCGTGCATCCGACGACACCGCCGCGGCCCCGGCAGCTGGAGGGGCGCCAAGCCATCCACGAACTGCTCACCGGTCGGATCGGGGCGACGATGCGCCTGGTGGCCCACGACGTGGTCGTCCACGAGACGACAGCTCCCGAGGTGATCGTCGCCGAATACCAGAACACGGTGGAGTCGCTGAAAACCGGGCGGACCATCGAGAACGCCAACATCCTGGTGATCCGCGCGCGCGACGGGCTGATCGTGCGCAGCCACGACTACCACGACTACCTCAAGCTGGCCGCCGTCCGGGGCAGCATCGAACCGGTCGTGGACGCGTACGCGCAGGCACCGGCACACGTTCGGGGGCCTGTCGCGCCCCGGCCCGCCGAACTGGCCGACCGCAAGAGCCCGCTCGGCGTGTTCCAACGGCTCTGTTTCGGCGTCTCGGACGCCAGCTGGGCCGAGCTCCCGGACCTCTACGCCGAGCAGACCGACGTCCGCCACCCGTTCCTGCCGAACGCCCCGCTCCTGAAAACCCGCGACGACCTGCGGGCCCACTTCGCCTCGGCCGGCGAGCTGGGGATCCGGATGCAGGCGACCGACCTCGTGACGTACCAGTCAACGGATCCGGAGGTGATCATCGGCGAGTTCGCCTATGAGGGTGAACTCGGCGGGAAACCGTTGCGCATCAACAACATCTTCGTAGTGCGGGTCCGCGACGGCCTGATCGTCGAGTCCCGCGACTACGGCGATCACCTCGGGCTGGCCGCGACCGCCGGACGGCTGCCGGAACTGTTCGCGAGCCTGGGCGACCAGACGGCCTGA
- a CDS encoding TetR/AcrR family transcriptional regulator, protein MTEVKPMRADARRNYERLLEEAQRAFTEHGVDASLEDIARRAGVGIGTLYRHFPTREALLETLLRARFDGQAERARVLLTHDEPLNALRDWLVGLGDATGTFRGLVELTADALNDESSRLYASCHAMREAGSHLVERAKQAGELRADVTPNELLLLVHAASWAGAHVPGGEGMQRLLTLVFEGLRPS, encoded by the coding sequence ATGACCGAAGTGAAACCGATGCGCGCGGACGCCCGCCGCAACTACGAGCGCCTCCTCGAGGAGGCGCAGCGAGCGTTCACCGAACACGGCGTCGACGCGTCGCTGGAGGACATCGCCCGCCGCGCCGGCGTCGGCATCGGCACGCTGTACCGGCATTTCCCGACCCGGGAAGCGCTGCTCGAGACGCTCCTGCGGGCCCGGTTCGACGGCCAGGCCGAGCGGGCGCGCGTGCTGCTCACCCACGACGAGCCGCTGAACGCCCTGCGCGACTGGCTGGTGGGCCTCGGCGACGCCACCGGCACGTTCCGCGGCTTGGTGGAGCTGACCGCCGACGCGCTCAATGACGAATCGTCGCGGCTGTACGCGTCCTGTCACGCGATGCGGGAAGCCGGTTCCCACCTAGTGGAACGCGCGAAGCAAGCCGGCGAACTCCGCGCGGACGTCACGCCGAACGAGCTGCTTTTGCTGGTGCACGCGGCATCCTGGGCCGGAGCGCACGTGCCGGGCGGTGAGGGCATGCAACGCTTGCTGACTCTTGTTTTCGAAGGATTGCGGCCGAGTTAA
- a CDS encoding TIGR03620 family F420-dependent LLM class oxidoreductase, whose translation MTLLEDTRARLGAIGAWLPSAPLAPPPDVERAATRRLAALGYRSVWSGEGPGTREVFAHFGDLLASVPDVVLGTGIANIWSRPGRTAEKGGATLARAHPGRFVLGIGAGHAFQAAKFGERYRPLDRMRDYLSEMDAIAAENPSPVAFPRVLAAVGPKMLALARDHADGAHPFAQPIGHTPYAREILGPDKLLIPQQTVLLGSREEARASVRRSVALSHEHNVKAYIAGWKRLGFTDADINGPSDRFVDDYLIWGDAKTIAKRLGELLDAGADHVLVTPSGGPFESIVDDLAELAPALAEVTR comes from the coding sequence ATGACCCTGCTCGAAGACACCCGGGCCCGGCTCGGCGCGATCGGCGCGTGGTTGCCGAGCGCGCCGCTGGCCCCACCGCCGGACGTCGAACGCGCGGCCACCCGGCGGCTGGCCGCGCTCGGCTACCGCTCGGTCTGGAGCGGCGAGGGACCCGGCACGCGCGAGGTGTTCGCGCACTTCGGCGACCTGCTCGCCTCGGTGCCGGACGTCGTGCTCGGCACCGGCATCGCCAACATCTGGTCGCGGCCGGGGCGGACCGCCGAAAAGGGCGGGGCGACGCTCGCCCGGGCGCACCCCGGCCGGTTCGTGCTCGGCATCGGCGCCGGGCACGCGTTCCAGGCCGCGAAGTTCGGCGAGCGGTACCGGCCACTGGACCGGATGCGGGACTATCTGTCCGAAATGGACGCCATAGCGGCGGAAAACCCTTCCCCGGTGGCGTTTCCCCGGGTGCTGGCCGCCGTCGGGCCCAAGATGCTGGCACTGGCCCGCGACCACGCCGACGGCGCGCACCCGTTCGCCCAGCCGATCGGGCACACGCCGTACGCGCGGGAAATCCTCGGGCCGGACAAGTTGCTGATCCCGCAGCAGACGGTGCTGCTCGGCAGCCGCGAGGAAGCCAGGGCGAGCGTCCGCCGCAGTGTGGCGCTTTCGCACGAACACAACGTCAAGGCGTATATCGCGGGCTGGAAACGGCTCGGCTTCACCGACGCCGACATCAACGGCCCCAGCGACCGCTTCGTCGACGACTACCTCATCTGGGGCGACGCGAAGACGATCGCGAAACGGCTGGGCGAACTCCTCGACGCCGGCGCGGACCACGTGCTCGTCACCCCGTCCGGCGGCCCGTTCGAATCCATTGTGGACGATCTGGCGGAGCTGGCCCCGGCGTTGGCCGAGGTGACGCGATGA
- a CDS encoding S8 family peptidase — MSRSRLPGWTARSTAVVSAVVLAAAVAGVPVASAQGAPLAEPVAPAKVDASGLQGKLSSRLSAAQGEITAFVELAKKPAVDAFTTEQNKGTGKEKAKQAARAAKADTAAAVTSVLGQLKASDSAAKLVTQTSNAVAGAVVTADAAKIRELAKRADVVSVRTVVPKSRTNASAEQLTNTLASWQQTGKYGDNIRVGVIDDGIDYTHADFGGPGTPEAYKSVDPTKASPLFPSAKVVGGTDLVGDDYDSNGKTGSPTPKPDPNPLACGEHGTHVAGTVAGFGVNADGSTFTGDYKKLDKKKLDALKIGPGTAPKALLYAIKVFGCAGSTNVTSQALDWALDPDGDGDFTDHLDVVNLSLGSDFGAPDDPDSLFVRKLAQNNVLPVFAAGNGGDLNDIAGSPGATPEALTVASSRDAGELRDAVEVTAPTKGQQPGQYSQDYAGYDTLDLTAPVVALSAANNAGCLPYSAEDKAKAAGKAVWLEWDDNDSSRACGSAARANNAQAAGAKALLVTSTLEHFAAGLAGNAAVPMFQLTGKATAAQRPALAAGTLTVRFFGAGRSTLQTYDQSIVDSPSSFTSRGGRGPALKPDLSAPGDTITSAFRGSGNGRAVLSGTSMAAPHTSGITALIRQAHPDWSVEEVKAAVIDTAGHDLTDGAGHTYAPQRVGAGRIDTLAALDNQVLAYVQDDPGAVSVNFGTVEAGGPVTLTKTIKVVNKGVKPAEYSVAYEAVNSLPGVEYTVDKSSVKLSPRGVATVKVTFKVTDAKKLVKVMDPTMQATQAGLARQFVADASGRVAFTPKNGATVPLRVAVYAAPKPVSAITTPAGVRFGAGQNQSVLNLGGKGVDQGSGAQRYRSLISVLELQAESPQLPECDAGVTSDCTLNRTAKGGDLRYVGAASTAPLAKAQGDPENAVLAFGLTTWSDWANLGSNTVPFVDIDTTGDGKPDFETFVTKATATDVLLVNTVSLTKPGFPSVDLQAINGQLGDVDTNVFDSNVMVLPVSIAALGIDPNEASHRISYTVGTSGYYVAPGTTNGLIDYVGTPISFDALAPAYSVQGGGDAALGYVAKPGTALVVNRNAAAVAEDKAKGLLAIEHHNAAGSRAAVVRIETGVPRA, encoded by the coding sequence ATGAGTAGATCCCGCTTACCTGGCTGGACGGCCCGGTCGACGGCCGTGGTGTCCGCCGTGGTGCTCGCGGCCGCCGTCGCCGGCGTCCCGGTCGCGTCGGCGCAGGGGGCGCCGCTCGCCGAGCCGGTCGCGCCCGCGAAGGTCGACGCCTCCGGATTGCAGGGCAAGCTCTCGTCGCGGCTGAGCGCCGCGCAGGGCGAAATCACGGCGTTCGTGGAGCTGGCCAAGAAGCCGGCCGTCGACGCCTTCACCACCGAGCAGAACAAGGGCACCGGCAAGGAGAAGGCGAAGCAGGCCGCGCGCGCCGCGAAGGCCGACACCGCTGCCGCGGTCACCTCCGTGCTCGGACAGCTCAAGGCCTCGGACTCGGCCGCGAAGCTCGTCACGCAGACTTCGAACGCAGTCGCGGGCGCCGTCGTCACAGCGGACGCGGCGAAGATCCGTGAACTCGCGAAGCGCGCCGACGTCGTCTCCGTGCGCACTGTCGTGCCGAAGTCGCGCACGAACGCCAGCGCCGAGCAGCTGACGAACACGCTCGCTTCGTGGCAGCAGACCGGGAAGTATGGCGACAACATCCGCGTCGGCGTGATCGACGACGGCATCGACTACACCCACGCCGACTTCGGCGGCCCCGGCACGCCCGAGGCGTACAAGTCGGTGGACCCGACGAAGGCGTCGCCGCTGTTCCCGAGCGCCAAGGTGGTCGGCGGCACCGACCTCGTCGGCGACGACTACGACTCCAACGGCAAGACCGGATCCCCGACCCCGAAGCCGGACCCCAACCCACTGGCCTGCGGTGAGCACGGCACGCACGTGGCCGGCACCGTCGCCGGCTTCGGCGTGAACGCCGACGGCAGCACCTTCACCGGCGACTACAAGAAGCTGGACAAGAAGAAGCTCGATGCGCTGAAGATCGGCCCGGGCACCGCGCCCAAGGCGCTGCTGTACGCCATCAAGGTGTTCGGCTGCGCGGGCTCCACGAACGTCACTTCGCAGGCCCTCGACTGGGCCCTCGACCCGGACGGCGACGGCGACTTCACCGATCACCTCGACGTCGTCAACCTGTCGCTGGGCAGCGACTTCGGCGCGCCGGACGACCCGGACTCGCTGTTCGTCCGCAAGCTCGCGCAGAACAACGTGCTCCCGGTGTTCGCGGCGGGCAACGGCGGCGACCTCAACGACATCGCGGGCTCGCCGGGCGCCACCCCCGAGGCGCTCACCGTGGCCAGCAGCCGTGACGCGGGCGAACTGCGTGACGCGGTCGAGGTCACCGCGCCGACCAAGGGCCAGCAGCCGGGCCAGTACAGCCAGGACTACGCGGGTTACGACACGCTCGACCTGACCGCCCCCGTCGTCGCCCTCTCCGCGGCGAACAACGCGGGCTGCCTGCCGTATTCGGCCGAGGACAAGGCCAAGGCCGCGGGCAAGGCCGTCTGGCTCGAATGGGATGACAACGACTCCAGCCGCGCCTGCGGTTCCGCCGCGCGCGCCAACAACGCGCAGGCGGCCGGGGCGAAGGCGCTCCTGGTGACCTCGACGCTGGAGCACTTCGCCGCCGGGCTCGCCGGCAACGCGGCCGTGCCGATGTTCCAGCTCACCGGCAAGGCCACCGCGGCGCAGCGGCCCGCACTGGCCGCGGGCACGCTGACCGTGCGCTTCTTCGGCGCCGGCCGGTCGACGCTGCAGACCTACGACCAGTCCATCGTGGACAGTCCCAGCTCGTTCACCTCGCGTGGCGGCCGCGGGCCGGCGCTCAAGCCGGACCTCTCGGCGCCCGGTGACACGATCACGTCGGCGTTCCGCGGCAGCGGCAACGGCCGGGCCGTGCTCTCCGGGACGTCCATGGCCGCGCCGCACACCTCGGGCATCACGGCGCTGATCCGCCAGGCGCACCCGGACTGGTCGGTCGAGGAGGTCAAGGCCGCGGTGATCGACACCGCCGGGCACGACCTGACCGACGGGGCCGGTCACACCTACGCGCCGCAGCGCGTCGGCGCGGGCCGGATCGACACGCTGGCCGCGCTGGACAACCAGGTGCTCGCCTACGTCCAGGACGACCCGGGCGCGGTGAGCGTCAACTTCGGCACCGTCGAGGCGGGCGGCCCGGTCACGCTGACCAAGACGATCAAGGTGGTCAACAAGGGCGTCAAGCCGGCCGAGTACTCGGTGGCGTACGAGGCGGTCAACAGCCTGCCCGGCGTCGAGTACACAGTGGACAAGAGCTCGGTGAAGCTGAGCCCGCGCGGCGTCGCGACGGTGAAGGTGACGTTCAAGGTCACCGACGCCAAGAAGCTGGTCAAGGTGATGGACCCGACCATGCAGGCCACGCAGGCCGGGCTCGCGCGCCAGTTCGTCGCGGACGCCTCGGGCCGCGTCGCCTTCACCCCGAAGAACGGGGCGACGGTGCCGCTGCGCGTTGCCGTTTACGCCGCGCCGAAGCCGGTCTCGGCCATCACGACGCCCGCGGGCGTGCGGTTCGGCGCGGGACAGAACCAGTCCGTGCTGAACCTCGGCGGCAAGGGCGTGGACCAGGGCAGCGGCGCCCAGCGGTACCGCTCGCTGATCAGCGTCCTGGAACTGCAGGCCGAATCGCCGCAGCTGCCGGAGTGCGACGCGGGCGTGACGTCCGACTGCACGCTGAACCGCACCGCGAAGGGCGGCGACCTGCGTTACGTCGGCGCGGCCTCGACCGCCCCGCTCGCCAAGGCGCAGGGCGACCCGGAGAACGCCGTGCTCGCGTTCGGCCTCACCACCTGGAGCGACTGGGCGAACCTGGGCAGCAACACCGTGCCGTTTGTCGACATCGACACCACCGGCGACGGGAAGCCGGACTTCGAGACCTTCGTCACCAAGGCGACGGCCACCGACGTCCTGCTGGTCAACACCGTCTCGCTGACCAAGCCCGGGTTCCCGAGCGTCGACCTGCAGGCGATCAACGGCCAGCTCGGCGACGTCGACACCAACGTCTTCGATTCGAACGTGATGGTGCTGCCGGTCAGCATCGCCGCGCTGGGCATCGACCCGAACGAGGCGTCGCACCGGATCAGCTACACCGTGGGCACCAGCGGCTATTACGTCGCGCCGGGCACCACCAACGGGCTGATCGACTACGTCGGCACGCCGATCTCGTTCGACGCCCTCGCGCCGGCGTACTCGGTCCAGGGCGGCGGCGACGCGGCGCTGGGCTACGTCGCGAAGCCGGGCACCGCGCTCGTGGTGAACCGCAACGCGGCGGCCGTCGCCGAGGACAAGGCGAAGGGCCTGCTGGCGATCGAGCACCACAACGCGGCGGGCTCGCGCGCCGCCGTCGTGCGGATTGAGACGGGCGTGCCGAGGGCATAA
- a CDS encoding ankyrin repeat domain-containing protein produces the protein MGTLPANPSLEQLRKRAKELARAEAVKLSEAQFRIAREHGFPSWPKLQAYVRRVAENGPDLQHAYHADVGYYADRALGLLASAEDGTTGAQVAFERHGQALTRDGARAVVAREHGFGSWRALREHVAVLPENGEPFARAYRLVEAGDVNGLTAMLDVFPQLVHARGTNGNDLLGMAGATGDERLTRVLLDRGADPSRANAHGWTPLHQAAYSKQPLLAEMLLDAGAPLDVSARGDGGTPLIVALFWGNRAVAEKLAARDRSPRNLRVAAGLGDLTLLDELLRPNGTLAPGAGEHRQFYRPHSGFPFWQPTDDPAEIRDEALSWAARNNRVDAIRTLAARGADLDADVYRGTALTWAVARHRLVAVRTLLELGADVNRVGTFGGPEHGVGITALHLAAEGGRLDIITTLVTAGADLTVRDSQWNSTPEGWAEACDQPEARALLQRLADPEHVPEA, from the coding sequence ATGGGCACGCTGCCCGCCAATCCCAGCCTGGAGCAGTTGCGCAAACGCGCGAAAGAACTCGCGCGCGCCGAAGCCGTGAAGCTGTCCGAAGCGCAGTTCCGCATCGCGCGCGAGCACGGTTTCCCGAGCTGGCCGAAGCTTCAGGCGTACGTTCGACGCGTCGCCGAAAACGGGCCAGACCTGCAGCACGCCTATCACGCCGACGTCGGCTACTACGCCGACCGCGCGCTCGGGCTGCTCGCGTCCGCCGAGGACGGCACGACCGGCGCGCAGGTGGCGTTCGAACGCCACGGTCAGGCCCTCACCCGCGACGGCGCCCGGGCAGTCGTCGCGAGGGAGCACGGTTTCGGCTCGTGGCGGGCGTTGCGCGAGCACGTCGCGGTGTTGCCGGAAAACGGCGAACCCTTCGCCCGCGCGTACCGGCTGGTCGAGGCGGGTGACGTCAACGGGCTGACGGCGATGCTCGACGTGTTCCCGCAGCTGGTCCACGCCCGCGGCACCAACGGCAACGACCTGCTCGGCATGGCCGGCGCCACCGGCGACGAACGGCTCACGCGCGTGCTCCTCGACCGCGGCGCCGACCCGTCGCGCGCCAACGCGCACGGCTGGACGCCGCTGCACCAGGCCGCGTACAGCAAGCAACCGCTACTCGCCGAGATGCTGCTCGACGCCGGCGCGCCACTGGACGTCTCCGCGCGAGGAGACGGCGGGACGCCCCTGATCGTCGCGCTGTTCTGGGGAAACCGGGCGGTGGCCGAAAAACTGGCGGCGCGCGACCGGTCCCCTCGCAACCTCCGGGTCGCCGCCGGCCTCGGCGATCTCACGCTGCTGGACGAACTCCTCCGTCCGAACGGGACACTCGCGCCGGGCGCGGGCGAGCACCGTCAGTTCTACCGCCCGCACAGCGGTTTCCCGTTCTGGCAGCCCACGGACGACCCGGCCGAGATCCGCGACGAAGCCCTCAGCTGGGCCGCGCGCAACAACCGCGTGGACGCGATCCGGACGCTCGCCGCCCGCGGCGCGGACCTGGACGCCGACGTCTACCGCGGCACCGCCCTGACGTGGGCCGTCGCCCGGCACCGGCTCGTCGCCGTGCGGACGCTGCTCGAACTGGGCGCCGACGTTAACCGCGTGGGCACGTTCGGCGGTCCCGAGCACGGCGTCGGAATCACGGCACTGCACCTCGCCGCGGAGGGCGGCCGGCTGGACATCATCACCACACTCGTCACGGCCGGCGCCGACCTCACCGTCCGCGACAGCCAGTGGAACAGCACCCCCGAAGGCTGGGCCGAGGCCTGTGACCAGCCGGAAGCCCGGGCCCTGCTGCAACGGCTGGCCGATCCGGAGCACGTGCCCGAGGCGTAG
- a CDS encoding TIGR03620 family F420-dependent LLM class oxidoreductase, protein MSVGIWQFFDGVPIGAVRETAAEVEELGFDALWFGEYGGRDAFTQAALILAATAKLTVATGIARFDRRAPITAEAATRALGEAYPGRFVVGLGGHFPGQQPLAAIREYLAGMDQAELPGLPPPTPRPRRVLAALGPKVLELAAEQADGAHPYFVPPEHTALARERLGKSAYLAVEQAVVLDGDVETARAVAREHVGTYVKLAPHHRSNLRRLGFTDDDLTGGGSDRLVDALVAFRGEQQVADRIRAHLDAGADHVCVQVLARNQRSYRDLAALLV, encoded by the coding sequence ATGAGCGTGGGAATCTGGCAGTTCTTCGACGGCGTCCCGATCGGCGCCGTGCGCGAAACCGCCGCCGAGGTGGAGGAGCTGGGCTTCGACGCGCTCTGGTTCGGCGAGTACGGCGGGCGGGACGCGTTCACGCAGGCGGCGCTGATCCTGGCGGCCACGGCGAAGCTGACCGTGGCGACCGGGATCGCGCGGTTCGACCGGCGGGCGCCGATCACGGCGGAGGCCGCGACGCGGGCGCTCGGCGAGGCGTATCCCGGCCGGTTCGTCGTCGGCCTCGGCGGGCACTTCCCCGGCCAGCAGCCGCTCGCGGCGATCCGCGAATACCTGGCCGGCATGGACCAGGCCGAGCTGCCCGGACTGCCGCCGCCCACGCCGCGGCCACGCCGAGTGCTCGCGGCGCTCGGCCCGAAGGTGCTGGAACTGGCGGCTGAGCAGGCCGACGGGGCGCACCCGTACTTCGTCCCTCCGGAGCACACGGCGCTGGCCCGGGAACGGCTCGGCAAAAGCGCGTACCTCGCTGTCGAGCAGGCGGTGGTGTTGGACGGCGACGTCGAGACGGCGCGTGCGGTGGCGCGGGAGCACGTCGGCACGTACGTGAAGCTCGCCCCGCATCACCGGTCGAACCTCCGCCGGCTCGGTTTCACCGACGACGACCTGACCGGCGGCGGCAGTGACCGGCTCGTCGACGCGCTGGTCGCCTTCCGCGGCGAACAGCAGGTCGCCGACCGGATCCGGGCCCACCTCGACGCGGGCGCCGACCACGTCTGCGTCCAGGTCCTGGCGCGGAACCAGCGGTCCTATCGCGACCTCGCCGCCTTGCTCGTCTGA
- the serA gene encoding phosphoglycerate dehydrogenase, with amino-acid sequence MTKPSKPVVLIAEKLAPSVLSVFGDEVEVRHVDGTDRPALFEAVKSADALLVRSATKVDAEVLGHTTQLKVVARAGVGLDNVEVPAATERGVLVVNAPTSNIVSAAEHAVALLLSVARRVPAADQSLRAGEWKRSSFSGIELQGKTVGVVGLGKIGQLFSQRLAAFDTKLIAYDPYVSAARAAQLGIELVTLDELLERADAISIHLPKTPETKGLIDAEALKKTKPGVIIVNAARGGLIVEEALADAIRSGHVGGAGIDVFVTEPTTSSPLFELPNVVVTPHLGASTAEAQDRAGTDVARSVLLALRGDFVPDAVNVSGGGAVGEHVRPYLSLTQKLGTVLTALSPKAPTSVTVVVKGELGSEDTSVLQLAALRGVFAGVVEDQVTFVNAPRLAEELGVQVDLVTETESPKFRSLVTVRAVHADGATLTVSGSVTGKDEAEKIVEVNGRHFDLRAEGHVLLLEYPDRPGIMGRVGTLLGEAGINIEAAQISQTTDGSDAVMLLRVDRHVDNNVLQPIGAAVGAHTIRAVDFS; translated from the coding sequence GTGACCAAGCCCAGCAAACCCGTCGTCCTCATCGCGGAAAAGCTCGCGCCTTCCGTGCTGAGTGTGTTCGGTGACGAGGTAGAGGTCCGGCATGTGGACGGCACGGACCGTCCCGCGCTGTTCGAGGCGGTGAAGAGCGCCGACGCGCTCCTGGTCCGATCCGCCACGAAGGTCGACGCCGAGGTGCTCGGCCACACCACGCAGCTGAAGGTCGTCGCCCGCGCGGGCGTGGGCCTGGACAACGTCGAGGTCCCCGCCGCCACCGAGCGGGGCGTGCTGGTGGTCAACGCGCCGACGTCGAACATCGTCTCCGCCGCCGAGCACGCGGTCGCGCTGCTGCTCTCGGTCGCCCGGCGCGTGCCGGCCGCCGACCAGAGCCTGCGCGCGGGCGAGTGGAAGCGCAGCTCGTTCTCCGGCATCGAGCTGCAGGGCAAGACCGTCGGCGTGGTCGGCCTCGGCAAGATCGGCCAGCTGTTCTCCCAGCGCCTCGCCGCCTTCGACACCAAGCTCATCGCATACGACCCGTACGTCTCGGCCGCGCGCGCCGCGCAGCTCGGCATCGAGCTCGTCACCCTCGACGAGCTGCTGGAGCGCGCCGACGCCATCTCCATCCACCTGCCGAAGACGCCGGAGACCAAGGGCCTGATCGACGCCGAGGCGCTGAAGAAGACCAAGCCCGGCGTCATCATCGTCAACGCCGCGCGCGGTGGCCTGATCGTCGAGGAGGCGCTGGCCGACGCGATCCGCAGTGGCCACGTCGGCGGCGCGGGCATCGACGTGTTCGTCACCGAGCCGACCACCTCCAGCCCGCTGTTCGAGCTGCCGAACGTCGTGGTCACGCCGCACCTGGGCGCGTCCACCGCCGAGGCGCAGGACCGCGCGGGCACCGACGTCGCCCGTTCCGTGCTGCTCGCGCTGCGCGGCGACTTCGTGCCGGACGCGGTGAACGTCTCCGGTGGCGGCGCCGTCGGCGAGCACGTTCGCCCGTACCTGTCGCTGACGCAGAAGCTGGGCACCGTGCTCACCGCGCTGAGCCCGAAGGCGCCGACCTCGGTGACCGTCGTGGTCAAGGGCGAGCTCGGCAGCGAGGACACCTCCGTGCTGCAGCTCGCCGCGCTGCGCGGGGTGTTCGCCGGTGTGGTCGAGGACCAGGTCACCTTCGTCAACGCGCCGCGGCTGGCCGAGGAGCTGGGCGTCCAGGTCGACCTGGTCACCGAGACCGAGAGCCCGAAGTTCCGCAGCCTGGTCACGGTCCGCGCGGTGCACGCCGATGGCGCGACCCTGACGGTGTCGGGCTCGGTCACCGGCAAGGATGAGGCCGAGAAGATCGTCGAGGTCAACGGCCGCCACTTCGACCTGCGCGCCGAGGGCCACGTGCTGCTGCTCGAGTACCCCGACCGCCCCGGCATCATGGGCCGCGTCGGCACGCTGCTCGGCGAGGCCGGCATCAACATCGAGGCCGCGCAGATCAGCCAGACCACCGACGGCTCCGACGCGGTGATGCTGCTGCGCGTCGACCGGCACGTGGACAACAACGTGCTCCAGCCGATCGGCGCCGCCGTGGGCGCGCACACGATCCGCGCGGTCGACTTCAGCTGA